Proteins encoded in a region of the Streptomyces sp. NBC_01298 genome:
- a CDS encoding ADP-ribosylglycohydrolase family protein: MTADSSPEGRYARAMASLRGLALGDALGSQYFVPVNYPLLKRRELPEGSDPWQWTDDTEMACSVVAVLAGHGRVDQDALAASFAHHHDFDRGYGPAVNRMLRLVREGADWRTLAAELFNGQGSWGNGAAMRVAPLGAWYADDPEQATHQAEISAYTTHQHREAVCGAMAVAAAAALAADPAGPPKAADLLDGVIALVPRSAVGAGVRRARDMLDYGDATTVAAVLGCGRRTSAHDTVPFALWSAARGLEDYERAFWTTAQVGGDVDTTCAIVGGVLGARGDAVLPSAWLARTEALPAWLPEAAG, encoded by the coding sequence ATGACCGCTGACTCCTCTCCCGAAGGGCGCTACGCACGCGCCATGGCCAGCCTCCGCGGGCTGGCCCTGGGCGACGCACTGGGTTCCCAGTACTTCGTCCCCGTGAACTACCCGCTGCTCAAGCGGCGCGAGCTGCCCGAGGGCAGCGATCCGTGGCAGTGGACCGACGACACCGAGATGGCCTGCTCGGTGGTGGCCGTGCTCGCCGGGCACGGCCGGGTGGACCAGGACGCGCTGGCCGCCTCCTTCGCCCACCACCACGACTTCGACCGCGGCTACGGGCCCGCCGTGAACCGGATGCTGCGCCTGGTCCGCGAGGGCGCCGACTGGCGCACGCTCGCCGCGGAGCTGTTCAACGGCCAGGGCTCCTGGGGCAACGGCGCGGCCATGCGGGTCGCCCCGCTGGGCGCCTGGTACGCCGACGACCCGGAGCAGGCCACCCACCAGGCGGAGATCTCCGCCTACACCACCCACCAGCACCGCGAGGCGGTGTGCGGCGCGATGGCCGTGGCCGCCGCGGCCGCGCTGGCGGCCGATCCGGCCGGGCCGCCGAAGGCCGCGGACCTGCTGGACGGGGTGATCGCGCTCGTCCCGCGGAGCGCGGTGGGCGCCGGTGTGCGGCGGGCGCGCGACATGCTCGACTACGGCGACGCGACCACGGTGGCCGCCGTACTGGGCTGCGGACGGCGCACCAGCGCCCACGACACCGTGCCGTTCGCCCTGTGGTCGGCGGCGCGGGGTCTGGAGGACTACGAGCGGGCCTTCTGGACCACCGCCCAGGTGGGCGGAGACGTGGACACGACCTGCGCGATCGTCGGCGGAGTGCTGGGCGCACGCGGGGACGCGGTGCTGCCGTCGGCCTGGCTGGCCCGGACCGAGGCGCTGCCGGCCTGGCTGCCGGAGGCGGCGGGGTAG
- a CDS encoding histidine phosphatase family protein, with product MVRPRRIVLVRHGESEGNADDTVYEREPDHALRLTPTGREQAAEAGVRLRELFGDEHVSAYVSPYRRTLQTFRELRLDPTRVRMREEPRLREQDWGNWQEREEVRLQKAYRDAYGHFFYRFAQGESGADVYDRVGAFLESLYRSFEAPDHPENVLLVTHGLTMRLFCMRWFHWSVAEFEALSNPCNGEYRVLMLGSDGRYRMDRPFERWTTPEPYDLDG from the coding sequence ATGGTTCGACCACGGCGCATCGTCCTTGTCCGGCACGGGGAATCGGAGGGCAATGCCGATGACACGGTGTACGAGCGGGAGCCCGACCACGCCCTCCGGCTGACCCCCACCGGCCGCGAGCAGGCGGCGGAGGCCGGCGTACGCCTGCGCGAACTCTTCGGGGACGAGCACGTCAGCGCGTACGTCTCCCCCTACCGCCGGACCCTGCAGACCTTCCGCGAGCTGCGCCTGGACCCCACGCGCGTACGGATGCGCGAGGAGCCGAGGCTGCGCGAGCAGGACTGGGGGAACTGGCAGGAGCGGGAGGAGGTACGGCTGCAGAAGGCGTACCGGGACGCCTACGGGCACTTCTTCTACCGCTTCGCACAGGGGGAGTCGGGCGCGGACGTGTACGACCGGGTCGGGGCCTTCCTGGAGAGCCTCTACCGCAGCTTCGAGGCCCCGGACCACCCGGAGAACGTGCTCCTCGTGACCCACGGCCTGACGATGCGGCTGTTCTGCATGCGCTGGTTCCACTGGTCCGTGGCCGAGTTCGAGGCCCTGTCCAACCCGTGCAACGGGGAGTACCGGGTGCTGATGCTGGGCTCCGACGGCCGGTACCGGATGGACCGCCCGTTTGAGCGGTGGACCACACCCGAGCCTTACGACCTGGACGGCTAG
- a CDS encoding YdbC family protein — MLVKWIRCTVTDRRGFERGQRKWAGLPGEPGFRGQGGGWSRGRQGVAHVFTFWESRSFYDSFMARSHDRLAASQNGTYTDARVTLFDHRFDVKTGFEPRFTDADVVRVAHTRVREGRVDHFALMQEKVWNPAMAGSPGMVRGLFGEAPGREFLVLSMWHAAAEHGKYRQERVERLSLRAQIQADVEALTGDVVDLEPSWTV; from the coding sequence GTGCTGGTCAAGTGGATTCGCTGCACGGTGACGGACCGACGCGGGTTCGAGCGCGGGCAGCGCAAATGGGCCGGGCTCCCCGGCGAACCGGGATTCCGGGGGCAGGGCGGCGGCTGGAGCCGGGGCCGGCAGGGGGTGGCGCACGTCTTCACCTTCTGGGAGAGCCGTTCCTTCTACGACTCCTTCATGGCCCGCTCCCACGACCGGCTGGCCGCTTCGCAGAACGGCACCTACACCGACGCGCGGGTCACGCTCTTCGACCACCGCTTCGACGTGAAGACCGGCTTCGAGCCGCGCTTCACCGACGCCGACGTCGTCCGGGTCGCCCACACCCGGGTGCGGGAGGGTCGCGTGGACCATTTCGCGCTCATGCAGGAGAAGGTCTGGAACCCGGCCATGGCGGGATCGCCCGGCATGGTCCGGGGCCTCTTCGGCGAGGCTCCGGGCCGCGAGTTCCTGGTGCTGTCGATGTGGCACGCGGCGGCCGAACACGGCAAGTACCGGCAGGAGCGCGTGGAGCGGCTGTCGCTGCGGGCCCAGATCCAGGCCGACGTCGAGGCCCTCACCGGGGACGTCGTCGACCTCGAACCGTCCTGGACGGTGTGA
- a CDS encoding arylamine N-acetyltransferase family protein, producing MWSGDELDLDAYLARIGWAGGELRADLATLKAVHRAHAGAITFESLDVLFGRPVGLDVKTVEDKLVHERRGGYCYEQNTLLAAALERIGFEVSGRGARNRTRGDALTAVTHAVLVVTVEGEPWLCDAGFGWQGPREPVPLARPGAEVRQGEWVFRVREEAGGVLVLCVPREGVWRDLYAFSPQPYHPVDYVVLNHYSSSHPRSSFVGRVVVQKQADSERLALVGRELSRLLPDGRIERREVPAGELLALLGREFGIRLSERDEAELLRLYRAED from the coding sequence ATGTGGAGCGGTGACGAGCTGGACCTGGACGCCTACTTGGCGAGGATCGGCTGGGCGGGCGGGGAACTCCGGGCGGACCTCGCGACGTTGAAGGCAGTACACCGGGCCCACGCCGGTGCGATCACCTTCGAGAGCCTGGACGTACTGTTCGGCCGCCCCGTCGGGCTGGACGTCAAGACGGTCGAGGACAAGCTCGTGCACGAGCGCCGCGGCGGGTACTGCTACGAGCAGAACACCCTGCTGGCCGCCGCCCTGGAGCGGATCGGCTTCGAGGTCTCGGGACGCGGCGCCCGCAACCGCACCCGGGGGGACGCCCTGACCGCGGTGACGCACGCCGTCCTCGTCGTCACCGTCGAGGGGGAGCCCTGGCTCTGCGACGCCGGGTTCGGGTGGCAGGGGCCGCGCGAACCCGTGCCGCTGGCGCGCCCCGGCGCCGAAGTGCGGCAGGGGGAGTGGGTGTTCCGCGTCCGGGAGGAGGCGGGCGGGGTCCTCGTGCTGTGCGTACCGCGCGAGGGCGTCTGGCGGGACCTGTACGCCTTCTCCCCGCAGCCCTACCACCCCGTCGACTACGTGGTGCTGAACCACTACAGCTCCTCGCACCCCCGCTCCTCCTTCGTCGGCCGGGTCGTCGTCCAGAAGCAGGCCGACTCCGAGCGCCTGGCCCTCGTGGGGCGGGAGCTGTCCCGGCTGCTGCCCGACGGGCGGATCGAGCGGCGGGAGGTGCCTGCCGGGGAACTGCTCGCCCTGCTCGGGCGGGAGTTCGGGATTCGGCTGTCCGAGCGGGACGAGGCCGAACTCCTTCGGCTATACCGCGCCGAGGACTGA
- a CDS encoding class I SAM-dependent methyltransferase gives MSAQQYDEIGEAYEGFKALPLEQYVVVPGFLALVGDVSGKSVLDLASGTGFYSREFKRRGAADVLGIDISGEMVAVAQKLEEHNPLGVRYEVGDASELRAFEQRFDIGLAVQLLNYAPDTATTELMCRNIHRSLKPGAELFLLNQSPDYRFDGPTPEKYGFRSVLTGEEGETGPKVRTTALLEPPVSFVANRPRREVYEKSLEAAGFSELTWVPLEVSEAGLREFGADHWADLHANPPLEMLRCRA, from the coding sequence ATGAGTGCACAGCAGTATGACGAGATAGGCGAGGCCTACGAGGGATTCAAGGCCCTGCCCCTGGAGCAGTACGTGGTGGTGCCCGGTTTCCTGGCGCTGGTCGGGGACGTGAGCGGCAAGTCGGTCCTCGACCTGGCTTCCGGCACCGGCTTCTACAGCCGCGAGTTCAAGCGGCGCGGCGCCGCGGACGTGCTCGGCATCGACATCTCCGGCGAGATGGTCGCCGTCGCGCAGAAGCTGGAGGAGCACAATCCGCTGGGTGTGCGCTACGAGGTGGGCGACGCGTCCGAACTGCGGGCCTTCGAGCAGCGCTTCGACATCGGTCTGGCGGTCCAGCTGCTCAACTACGCGCCGGACACCGCCACCACCGAGCTGATGTGCCGCAACATCCACCGGAGCCTGAAGCCCGGCGCGGAGCTGTTCCTGCTCAACCAGTCGCCCGACTACCGCTTCGACGGGCCGACGCCGGAGAAGTACGGCTTCCGCAGCGTGCTCACCGGCGAAGAGGGCGAGACCGGACCGAAGGTCAGGACTACGGCGCTGCTCGAACCGCCGGTTTCCTTCGTCGCCAACCGCCCGCGTCGCGAGGTCTACGAGAAGTCCCTGGAGGCGGCCGGGTTCAGCGAGCTGACCTGGGTCCCGCTGGAGGTGTCGGAGGCCGGTCTGCGCGAGTTCGGCGCGGACCACTGGGCGGACCTCCACGCCAACCCCCCGCTGGAGATGCTGCGCTGCCGCGCCTGA